Proteins from a genomic interval of Lycium ferocissimum isolate CSIRO_LF1 chromosome 2, AGI_CSIRO_Lferr_CH_V1, whole genome shotgun sequence:
- the LOC132048237 gene encoding uncharacterized protein LOC132048237 isoform X2, protein MANLNILFKIYTLVLSIFLFSFTISSTSIHDLLRSRGLPAGLFPKNAVKSYDLDENGHLQVYLDSPCVAKFETRVFFDSVVRANLSYGGLIGVEGLSQEELFLWLPVKDIIVYDPSSGLILFDIGLAHKQMSLSLFEEPPICSPRGALMEKKGRKESGFQIERYKKLPISGI, encoded by the exons ATGGCCAACCTAAACATCCTCTTCAAGATATATACACTTGTTCTATCAATCTTCCTCTTCTCTTTCACCATTTCCTCAACTTCAATCCATGACCTTCTTAGAAGTAGGGGACTTCCAGCTGGACTATTTCCAAAAAATGCTGTAAAATCATATGATCTTGATGAAAATGGCCATCTTCAAGTCTACTTGGATAGTCCATGTGTTGCAAAATTTGAGACAAGAGTATTTTTTGATAGTGTTGTAAGAGCTAATCTTAGCTATGGTGGGCTAATTGGAGTTGAAGGTCTTTCTCAAGAAGAACTTTTTCTTTGGTTGCCAGTGAAAGACATCATAGTTTATGATCCTTCTTCTGGTCTCATCTTGTTTGACATTGGTCTTGCTCATAAACAAATGTCCCTTTCTCTCTTTGAAGAGCCCCCTATTTGTAGTCCTCGAG GTGCGTTAATggagaagaaaggaagaaaggaGTCTGGATTTCAGATTGAAAGATATAAAAAACTTCCAATCAGTGGAATCTGA
- the LOC132048237 gene encoding uncharacterized protein LOC132048237 isoform X1, translated as MANLNILFKIYTLVLSIFLFSFTISSTSIHDLLRSRGLPAGLFPKNAVKSYDLDENGHLQVYLDSPCVAKFETRVFFDSVVRANLSYGGLIGVEGLSQEELFLWLPVKDIIVYDPSSGLILFDIGLAHKQMSLSLFEEPPICSPRGNAGALMEKKGRKESGFQIERYKKLPISGI; from the exons ATGGCCAACCTAAACATCCTCTTCAAGATATATACACTTGTTCTATCAATCTTCCTCTTCTCTTTCACCATTTCCTCAACTTCAATCCATGACCTTCTTAGAAGTAGGGGACTTCCAGCTGGACTATTTCCAAAAAATGCTGTAAAATCATATGATCTTGATGAAAATGGCCATCTTCAAGTCTACTTGGATAGTCCATGTGTTGCAAAATTTGAGACAAGAGTATTTTTTGATAGTGTTGTAAGAGCTAATCTTAGCTATGGTGGGCTAATTGGAGTTGAAGGTCTTTCTCAAGAAGAACTTTTTCTTTGGTTGCCAGTGAAAGACATCATAGTTTATGATCCTTCTTCTGGTCTCATCTTGTTTGACATTGGTCTTGCTCATAAACAAATGTCCCTTTCTCTCTTTGAAGAGCCCCCTATTTGTAGTCCTCGAG GAAATGCAGGTGCGTTAATggagaagaaaggaagaaaggaGTCTGGATTTCAGATTGAAAGATATAAAAAACTTCCAATCAGTGGAATCTGA
- the LOC132048238 gene encoding transcription factor DYT1-like: protein MVIKCAKMEFSNTSFDDSNISEEREVGGRIDKRKKIEGADEKYKSKNLNAERNRRQKLSERLLQLRSLVPNITNMTKETIITDAITYIRELQMNVDNLSEQLLKMEATHGEELETKNEEIIDTAEEMGKWGIEPEVQVAHIGPTKLWIKIVCQKKRGGFTKLMEAMNVLGFDLNDTSVTASKGALLVTSSVEVVRGGITDAHQIRDILLEIIRGIY from the exons ATGGTAATTAAGTGTGCTAAAATGGAATTCTCCAATACATCATTTGATGATTCAAACATATCTGAAGAAAGAGAAGTAGGAGGGAGAATagacaaaaggaagaaaattgagGGTGCAGATGAAAAATACAAATCCAAGAACCTTAACGCTGAGAGAAACAGGCGTCAGAAACTTAGTGAAAGGCTTCTTCAATTGCGCTCATTGGTCCCAAATATTACAAAT ATGACAAAAGAAACCATAATCACTGATGCAATCACTTACATTAGGGAGCTACAAATGAATGTGGACAACTTAAGTGAGCAGCTTCTAAAAATGGAGGCAACTCATGGAGAGGAATTGGAGACAAAAAACGAAGAGATTATTGATACTGCAGAGGAGATGGGTAAATGGGGCATAGAG CCTGAAGTTCAAGTGGCTCACATTGGTCCAACTAAGCTTTGGATAAAGATAGTCTGCCAGAAGAAAAGAGGTGGATTTACTAAACTGATGGAGGCAATGAATGTTCTTGGATTTGATCTTAATGACACCAGTGTCACTGCCTCTAAAGGAGCTCTTCTTGTTACTTCATCTGTTGAG GTGGTTCGCGGTGGAATAACTGATGCTCATCAAATCAGAGATATCTTGCTGGAGATCATCCGCGGAATCTATTAG
- the LOC132046272 gene encoding (3S,6E)-nerolidol synthase 1 — MARQTLQHPIHKNLPRYSIRSSLEEFQVGDEWEAMFKELAFIEFGELQSVYKEEKRQVLKWWKELSVTQDLKLARSQPLKWYMWSIGALSGPRMSKERMELIKPISLVYLVDDIFDVYGTLPELTLFTEAVNRWEISAVEQLPNYMRTCFMTLYETTENIGCVVYKEHGWNPIDHLRKAWANLCNAFLEEAKWFNSGDMPVAEEYLKNGIVSSGVPMVLINLYFLLGHGATKDSLSSDVFADIEGIISSIAQILRLLDDLGNAEDEQQEGQDGSYVEYLMKEEQGLTYEDARQHVLEMVSNAWKDVNKQCLTPSAIPLSFQKACLNVARMVPMMYIYDENHCLPVLEEHIKSIFCDMD, encoded by the exons ATGGCTCGTCAAACATTGCAACATCCTATCCACAAAAACTTGCCAAGGTATTCCATAAGGAGCTCTCTTGAAGAATTTCAAGTGGGAGATGAATGGGAAGCTATGTTCAAAGAACTCGCATTCATCGAATTTGGGGAGCTGCAATCTGTttacaaagaagaaaaacgtCAAGTTCTGAA ATGGTGGAAGGAACTTTCGGTGACACAAGACTTGAAGCTTGCTAGAAGCCAACCACTTAAATGGTACATGTGGTCCATCGGAGCTCTGTCAGGTCCAAGAATGTCGAAGGAACGAATGGAGCTAATAAAACCAATCTCTCTTGTCTATTTAGTAGATGATATTTTTGATGTTTATGGTACACTCCCCGAACTCACACTATTCACTGAAGCTGTCAATAG GTGGGAAATTTCTGCTGTTGAGCAACTACCGAACTACATGAGGACATGTTTCATGACTTTATATGAAACCACAGAAAATATTGGGTGTGTAGTGTATAAAGAGCATGGATGGAACCCTATCGACCACTTGAGAAAAGCT TGGGCAAATTTGTGCAATGCATTTCTGGAGGAAGCAAAATGGTTTAATAGTGGAGATATGCCTGTGGCAGAGGAGTACTTGAAGAATGGGATAGTAAGTTCAGGGGTGCCTATGGTGCTTATCAACCTTTACTTTCTCTTGGGTCATGGAGCAACTAAAGATTCTTTATCATCAGATGTCTTCGCTGATATTGAAGGCATTATATCTTCCATTGCCCAAATTCTTCGTCTTTTGGATGACCTCGGAAATGCTGAG GATGAACAGCAAGAAGGGCAGGATGGATCGTATGTAGAGTACTTGATGAAAGAAGAACAAGGCTTAACTTATGAAGATGCAAGGCAACATGTTTTGGAAATGGTTTCAAACGCATGGAAAGATGTCAATAAACAGTGTCTCACACCAAGTGCAATTCCATTGTCTTTTCAAAAGGCTTGTCTCAACGTGGCCAGAATGGTTCCTATGATGTATATTTATGATGAGAATCATTGTCTTCCCGTCCTAGAAGAGCATATCAAGTCAATATTTTGTGACATGGACTGA
- the LOC132048239 gene encoding LOW QUALITY PROTEIN: alpha-farnesene synthase-like (The sequence of the model RefSeq protein was modified relative to this genomic sequence to represent the inferred CDS: deleted 2 bases in 1 codon), with product MTNEQQSVFCNQMQSEAFGEIKIDQSLIQRRNANYKPNIWNYDILQSLKSEYSDGKYITEAQKLKEEVLCHLAEIVNPLAKLELIDSINKMALSHLFEKEIMLCLQDMEYAKKKDSGGEMDLYSTALYFRIFRQHGYKVTQDVFLSYMDKLGDQFEVDANMDPKAMVQLFEASHLALEDENMLNQARIFCTKNLKSSNIIPMEMPLHWQVEWYNTRGKISKQENEQRGPNFKLLQLAKLNFNMVQAEHQKDLVDILRWWRKLGLIEHLSFSRDRIVESFLWSVGVAFEPQHSNFRNWLTKAITFIILIDDVYDIYGSLQHLQLFTNAVVRWGPKEVEQLPLCMKTCLWKLYDTTNDVALAIQQQKGWKLPVSTYLQKAWAEFCKALLVEAKWDAKGYTPSFSHYLD from the exons ATGACAAATGAGCAGCAATCTGTCTTTTGTAACCAAATGCAGAGTGAAGCATTTGGTGAGATTAAGATAGATCAAAGCCTTATTCAACGACGAAATGCTAATTACAAG CCAAACATTTGGAATTACGACATCTTGCAGTCTCTTAAAAGCGAATATTCA GATGGGAAATACATAACAGAAGCTCAAAAGTTGAAAGAGGAAGTTTTATGCCATCTGGCAGAAATAGTGAATCCATTGGCCAAATTAGAGCTTATAGACAGCATAAATAAAATGGCTCTCTCCCATCTCTTTGAGAAGGAGATCATGTTGTGTCTACAAGACATGGAATATGCAAAGAAGAAGGATTCTGGCGGTGAAATGGATCTCTATTCTACTGCCttatattttagaatttttcGGCAGCATGGCTATAAAGTGACACAAG ATGTATTCCTTAGCTATATGGATAAATTGGGTGATCAATTCGAGGTAGACGCAAACATGGATCCAAAAGCAATGGTGCAACTATTTGAAGCCTCTCACTTGGCCTTAGAGGATGAAAATATGTTGAATCAGGCTAGAATATTTTGCACTAAGAATCTAAAAAgttcaaatattattcccaTGGAAATGCCACTGCATTGGCAGGTGGAATGGTACAACACCAGAGGGAAAATATCTAAACAGGAAAATGAACAAAGGGGGCCAAACTTTAAACTTCTTCAACTAGCTAAACTCAACTTTAATATGGTCCAAGCTGAGCATCAGAAAGATCTGGTAGATATTCTGAG GTGGTGGAGAAAACTTGGACTGATAGAACATCTAAGCTTCAGCAGAGATAGAATTGTCGAAAGCTTTTTGTGGTCAGTTGGCGTTGCTTTCGAGCCTCAGCATTCTAATTTCAGAAATTGGCTCACCAAAGCCATCACTTTCATTATACTAATTGACGATGTTTATGACATTTATGGCTCTTTACAACACCTACAACTCTTCACCAATGCTGTTGTCAG ATGGGGCCCTAAGGAGGTTGAGCAACTTCCATTATGTATGAAAACCTGTCTTTGGAAACTATATGATACTACAAATGATGTAGCACTTGCAATTCAGCAACAAAAAGGTTGGAAATTACCAGTGTCCACATATCTACAAAAAGCG TGGGCTGAATTTTGCAAAGCACTGCTTGTGGAAGCTAAATGGGATGCAAAGGGTTATACACCATCATTTTCTCATTATTTagattag